The genomic DNA TGGACTTCGCAAGCTCTGACGGCGGGGGGCGGACGACCACCTCCGCCAAGATCGTGGTGGCCGGCGGCTTCGGCGTGGGCAAGACCACGTTCGTGGGCGCCGTCTCCGAGATCAACCCGCTGCGCACCGAGGCCGTCATGACGTCCGCGTCCGCGGGCATCGACGACCTCACCCACACCGGGGACAAGACCACCACCACGGTGGCCATGGACTTCGGCCGCATCACGCTCGACCAGGACCTGATCCTGTACCTGTTCGGCACGCCCGGCCAGGACCGCTTCTGGTTCATGTGGGACGACCTGGTCCGCGGCGCCATCGGCGCGGTGGTCCTGGTCGACACCCGCCGTCTCGCCGACTGCTTCCCCGCGGTCGACTACTTCGAGAACAGCGGTCTGCCGTTCGTCATCGCCCTCAACGGCTTCGACGGGCACCAGCCGTACAACCCCGAAGAGGTACGCGAGGCTCTGCAGATCGGTCCGGACGCGCCGATCATCACGACGGACGCCCGGCACCGCGCGGACGCGAAGTCGGCGCTGATCACGCTGGTCGAGCACGCGCTCATGGCCCGTCTGCGATAGCACTCGAAGCACACCCCTGATACCACGCAAGTCGGCGACGCCATACGGCAGTTGTCGTAGATACGCTGGAGCCGACTGTGTCCTTTGACACGGTCGGCTCCGGCGTTCATAACGTTTCGACAGAGATCTCGGGTGGTATCACCACGCGTCGCGTTCGTTCGGTCTCGCTGCGCTCACAAAAGCCCCGCCTTTTGGCGGGGCTCGCTCTTTATGACCGTTTTATCAGGGGCCTCCAGCGAGCGGAATCCTCCCTTCCGAGTGTTTGGAAGAGCGCCGCTTGACGTGCTGGAATGCCTGAACTGCCCATTAGTCAAAGACGTACTCAGTCAACGACGTACTGGGCTCTGGAGACACCGCGGCACAACGTTGGTGCCGACGCCGAGAGGTTGTTGGTCGAGTGAGGCGAAGCAAGAACGGTCCCGAGCCGTCGGCACGGGGCAACTTCACCCCGCCGCCGCGGGGAGGGGTACCCGCACAATCCGGCCCCGAGCCGGCGGCGGTGGTCGCGCCCAGCGGCAGCCGTCTCTCTCCGCGCAACTGGCGCGTGCCGACCAGGCTGAACGCGATCCTGCTCATACCCGTGCTGGTCGGCCTGGTCATGGGCGGCTTCCAGGTGAAGGGCTCGATCGACACCTGGCAGGAAGCCCGCGACGCCGAGAAGGTCGCGAAGATCGTGGCGTCCGCCGGTGAATACGCCGAGGCGCTGCTCAACGAGCGCGATGTGTCCGCCGCCCCGCTCCTCAAGGGCGACCGGAACAACGCGACGGTCAAGAAGGCCCGCGCCCTCACCGACCAGAAGGCCGACGCCTTCCACCAGGAAGTCGTCGGAATGCCGGCCAAGGCAGGTCTCCAGCGCCGGCTGGGCCTG from Streptomyces avermitilis MA-4680 = NBRC 14893 includes the following:
- a CDS encoding GTP-binding protein, with the translated sequence MDFASSDGGGRTTTSAKIVVAGGFGVGKTTFVGAVSEINPLRTEAVMTSASAGIDDLTHTGDKTTTTVAMDFGRITLDQDLILYLFGTPGQDRFWFMWDDLVRGAIGAVVLVDTRRLADCFPAVDYFENSGLPFVIALNGFDGHQPYNPEEVREALQIGPDAPIITTDARHRADAKSALITLVEHALMARLR